In Helianthus annuus cultivar XRQ/B chromosome 8, HanXRQr2.0-SUNRISE, whole genome shotgun sequence, a single genomic region encodes these proteins:
- the LOC110869715 gene encoding uncharacterized protein LOC110869715, translating into MECKPFGGNVILFGGDFRQILPVIPKGTITMIVNAYLNSSYIWRYCQVLKLTENMRLRVGRQETYLKEIKEFAEWILELGDRLLGEQNNDEVDIEIPDDLLIHDQVNPISSLISFTYPDANKFLWDLTYFQQRAILALTNEVVDSINKDC; encoded by the coding sequence ATGGAATGCAAGCCCTTTGGAGGAAATGTCATTCTATTTGGTGGTGATTTTAGACAAATTCTTCCGGTCATCCCTAAAGGTACCATAACAATGATAGTCAATGCTTATTTGAATTCTTCTTATATATGGCGATACTGTCAAGTACTAAAGCTAACTGAGAATATGAGATTAAGAGTTGGACGTCAGGAAACATATTTGAAAGAAATAAAGGAATTTGCAGAATGGATTTTAGAGCTTGGTGATCGTCTGCTTGGTGAACAAAATAATGATGAGGTAGATATTGAAATTCCAGATGATTTACTTATTCATGACCAAGTCAATCCTATTTCTTCTCTCATTTCATTTACGTATCCGGACGCAAATAAGTTTTTGTGGGATTTAACGTATTTCCAACAAAGAGCGATTCTTGCTCTAACTAATGAAGTAGTGGATTCAATAAATAAAGATTGTTAG